The Flavobacteriales bacterium genome has a segment encoding these proteins:
- a CDS encoding DNA polymerase III subunit gamma/tau gives MENFVVSARKYRPVTFDSVVGQLSITSTLKNAIKTEHLAQAFLFCGPRGVGKTTCARILAKTINCFNITEHIEACDECESCKSFNEGHSLNIYELDAASNNSVDDIRNLIEQVRFAPQIGTKKVYIIDEVHMLSAQAFNAFLKTLEEPPKHAIFILATTEKHKIIPTILSRCQIFDFNRIQIEDIASHLLNIAEKENITAEKDALHIIAQKADGALRDALSIFDQIVSFSGNNITYQNVIDNLNILDYDYYFKLTDAIFEHKIADCLLIFNDILSKGFDGHNFINGLAEHFRNLLICQDTSTLKLLEVGENIKNNYKEQALKGSTPLFVSFLDTTSKADVSYKSSKNQRLLVEVMLMQLCSVNNEHEKKKS, from the coding sequence ATGGAAAATTTTGTTGTTTCAGCGAGAAAGTATCGCCCAGTAACCTTCGATTCGGTTGTTGGACAACTATCTATTACCTCAACTTTAAAAAATGCAATAAAAACTGAACACCTTGCACAAGCGTTTTTGTTTTGCGGTCCACGTGGTGTTGGTAAAACAACTTGTGCTAGAATTTTAGCCAAAACCATTAACTGTTTTAACATTACTGAACATATTGAAGCTTGTGATGAATGCGAATCTTGTAAATCGTTTAACGAAGGACATTCATTAAATATTTATGAACTTGATGCGGCGTCAAACAACTCGGTAGATGATATTAGAAACTTAATTGAACAAGTTCGTTTTGCCCCACAAATAGGCACTAAAAAAGTGTACATTATTGATGAGGTTCACATGTTATCTGCTCAAGCTTTTAATGCTTTTTTAAAGACGCTTGAAGAACCACCAAAACATGCTATCTTCATTTTAGCCACTACCGAAAAACACAAAATCATCCCTACTATACTTTCGCGTTGTCAGATTTTTGATTTTAACCGAATTCAAATTGAAGACATCGCTTCTCACTTATTAAATATAGCTGAAAAAGAAAATATTACTGCAGAAAAAGACGCTTTACACATTATTGCCCAAAAAGCAGATGGCGCTTTACGTGATGCACTTTCAATTTTTGATCAAATAGTTAGTTTTTCAGGCAACAACATTACTTATCAAAACGTAATAGACAACCTTAACATACTCGATTACGATTATTACTTTAAATTAACCGATGCTATTTTTGAACATAAAATAGCCGATTGCTTGTTGATTTTTAATGATATCCTTTCAAAAGGTTTTGATGGTCACAACTTTATTAATGGATTGGCAGAGCATTTTAGGAATTTGTTGATTTGCCAAGATACTTCCACACTAAAATTATTAGAGGTTGGTGAAAACATCAAAAACAACTACAAAGAACAGGCTTTAAAAGGCTCTACACCTTTGTTCGTATCGTTTTTAGATACCACATCGAAAGCTGATGTAAGTTATAAGAGCAGCAAAAACCAACGACTCCTTGTTGAAGTAATGCTTATGCAGTTGTGTTCAGTTAATAACGAGCACGAAAAAAAAAAGTCTTAA
- the asnS gene encoding asparagine--tRNA ligase has protein sequence MKRVKISDLLKSSTIGSEVLVKGWVRTFRSNRFIAINDGSTLQNIQAVVDFEKEDENQLKRITTGSSIAVVGTVVESQGRGQSIELVVKSFEILGDANPEEFPLQPKKHSLEFLRDIAHLRFRTNTFSAISRVRHAMIFAVHKFFNDKGFYNIHTPIITGSDAEGAGEMFRVTTLDLDNLPKNEGKEIDFKQDFFGKETNLTVSGQLEAELAALALGQVYTFGPTFRAENSNTTRHLAEFWMIEPEVAFNDINDNMDLAEEMLKYCVKYALDNCTEDLEFLASRLEEEDKSKPQDQRSLPLIEKLKFVVDNEFVRLTYTEAIEILKRSKPNQKGQFKYPINEWGADLQSEHERFLVEKEFKKPVILIDYPAKIKSFYMRQNDDGKTVAAMDILFPGIGEIVGGSQREERLDILKEKIKTFNIPEESVWWYLETRKFGTVPHAGFGLGFERLMLFVTGMTNIRDVIPFPRTPKNAEF, from the coding sequence ATGAAAAGAGTAAAAATTAGCGATTTATTAAAATCATCAACCATTGGTTCAGAAGTATTAGTTAAAGGATGGGTAAGAACATTTAGAAGCAATCGGTTTATTGCAATAAATGATGGTTCAACACTACAAAACATTCAAGCTGTTGTTGATTTTGAGAAAGAAGATGAAAATCAGTTGAAAAGAATTACTACTGGCTCATCTATTGCTGTTGTTGGAACAGTTGTTGAATCTCAAGGACGAGGTCAATCTATAGAATTGGTTGTTAAATCGTTTGAAATTTTAGGCGATGCTAATCCTGAAGAATTTCCACTACAACCAAAAAAACATTCGCTTGAATTTTTACGAGACATTGCGCACTTACGATTTAGAACCAATACATTTAGTGCAATATCCCGCGTTCGTCATGCAATGATTTTTGCAGTGCACAAGTTTTTTAACGACAAGGGTTTTTACAATATACATACACCAATAATAACAGGTTCTGATGCAGAAGGTGCTGGAGAAATGTTTAGGGTTACCACATTAGACCTTGACAACCTACCAAAAAATGAAGGAAAAGAAATTGATTTTAAACAAGACTTTTTTGGAAAAGAAACCAACTTAACGGTTTCTGGTCAATTAGAAGCTGAATTAGCAGCATTGGCTTTGGGTCAGGTATATACTTTTGGACCAACTTTTAGAGCAGAAAACTCTAACACTACTCGTCACCTTGCTGAGTTTTGGATGATAGAGCCTGAGGTAGCTTTTAACGACATTAACGACAACATGGATTTAGCAGAAGAAATGCTAAAATATTGTGTTAAATATGCACTAGACAATTGTACTGAAGATTTAGAATTTTTAGCTTCTCGATTGGAAGAAGAAGATAAATCGAAACCTCAAGACCAACGTTCGTTGCCTTTAATTGAAAAATTAAAATTTGTAGTTGACAATGAATTTGTACGTTTAACTTATACCGAAGCCATTGAAATTTTAAAACGCTCTAAACCCAACCAAAAAGGGCAATTTAAATACCCAATTAACGAATGGGGTGCTGATTTACAATCGGAACACGAACGTTTTTTAGTAGAAAAAGAATTTAAAAAACCTGTGATTTTAATTGATTATCCTGCAAAGATTAAATCGTTTTACATGCGTCAGAACGACGATGGAAAAACGGTTGCTGCAATGGATATTTTGTTTCCTGGTATTGGAGAAATTGTTGGTGGCTCTCAACGTGAGGAGCGTTTAGACATCTTAAAAGAAAAAATTAAAACCTTTAACATTCCTGAAGAAAGTGTTTGGTGGTACTTAGAAACCAGAAAATTTGGAACGGTTCCTCATGCTGGTTTTGGCTTAGGTTTTGAGCGTTTAATGTTGTTTGTAACGGGGATGACAAACATACGTGATGTGATTCCTTTTCCAAGAACACCAAAGAATGCCGAGTTTTAA
- the metH gene encoding methionine synthase, translating to MCKITDELNKRILILDGAMGTMIQRYKLTEEDFRGNVFTDSSVLLKGNNDLLSITRPDIIKAIHAEYFEAGADIVETNTFSGTSIAQADYQLEKAVYDINFQSAKIAKDVAIEFTKKNPEKPRFVAGAMGPTNRTASMSPDVNDPGYRAVTFDQLVVAYTEQVKGLIDGGVDLLLVETIFDTLNAKAALFAIDAYFEKIGSRLPIMVSGTITDASGRTLSGQTVEAFLISISHIPLLSVGFNCALGAKQLRPHIQTVANKTNYFVSAYPNAGLPNEFGEYDEAAKETARQVEEFIQEGLINIIGGCCGTTPAHIKAIADVASKYQPRKCKEAFNLPNYSGLEPLWVRPESNFVNVGERTNVTGSLMFKRLIKEEKYEEAIAVALNQVEGGAQVIDVNMDEGMLDSEVVMTKFLNLIASEPDIAKLPIMIDSSKWSVIEAGLKCTQGKSIVNSISLKEGEEVFLERAKLVRRYGAAVIVMAFDEQGQADTYEKRISICKRAYKLLTEKIGFPAHDIIFDPNILTVATGLEEHNNYAVDFINSTKWIKENLPGALVSGGVSNVSFSFRGNDTVREAIHSAFLYHAIKAGMDMGIVNPGMLEVYAEIPKELLEKVEDVLLNRRPDATERLVDFAENVKGVKKDDAKELEWRKGTVQERLSHALVKGIVEFIDEDTEECRKLFDKPIEVIEGPLMDGMNIVGDLFGAGKMFLPQVVKSARVMKKAVAYLLPYIEEEKKNNPSDAPTGNGKILLATVKGDVHDIGKNIVGVVLGCNNYEVIDLGVMVPAEKIIEVAKKEKVDIIGLSGLITPSLDEMAYFAKELERQDMSIPLLIGGATTSKIHTAVKIEPNYSKAPTVYVLDASRSVPVVGELLAKDNTTFVQKIKDEYQNLRDIHAKRNATKESLTIAEARDNKLKIDFEKEPPFKPNQLGVQVFSDFPIKTLLDYIDWSPFFRTWELAGRYPNILEDEIVGDAAKKLFDDAQKMLTKIVEEKWITANGVVGIWEANTINEDTIEVYENNKTISTLHQLRQQAKKAKGVPNISLADFIAPKETGIKDYIGGFAVTTGIGIEEHIKRFEADHDDYNSIMLKALADRLAEAFAEYMHKKVRTEIWGYAQNENLDNDALIQEKYKGIRPAPGYPACPNHTLKNQLFELMDATKNTGIELTESLAMYPTAAVSGMYFGHPQAKYFGVGKISQDQVEAYAIANNISIDKAERWLGSSMN from the coding sequence ATGTGTAAGATTACTGACGAATTAAATAAGCGAATACTCATTTTAGATGGTGCAATGGGCACCATGATTCAACGTTATAAATTAACCGAAGAAGACTTTAGAGGAAATGTTTTTACTGATAGTTCTGTACTATTAAAAGGCAATAACGATTTACTTTCCATTACTCGCCCTGATATTATTAAAGCCATACACGCAGAATATTTTGAGGCGGGTGCCGATATTGTAGAAACCAATACTTTTAGTGGTACGAGCATCGCCCAAGCTGATTACCAATTAGAAAAAGCTGTTTACGACATTAATTTTCAATCGGCTAAAATTGCCAAAGATGTTGCAATAGAATTCACAAAAAAAAATCCTGAAAAACCTCGTTTTGTTGCAGGAGCAATGGGTCCAACTAACAGAACGGCTTCTATGTCGCCCGATGTTAACGACCCAGGTTACAGAGCTGTTACATTTGACCAATTGGTTGTAGCTTATACCGAACAAGTAAAAGGCTTAATTGATGGTGGAGTAGATTTACTTTTAGTAGAAACTATTTTTGACACATTAAATGCAAAAGCAGCACTTTTTGCCATCGATGCTTATTTTGAAAAGATTGGTTCGAGATTACCTATTATGGTTTCCGGAACAATTACCGATGCTAGTGGAAGAACACTTTCAGGACAAACAGTTGAAGCTTTTTTAATTTCCATCTCACACATTCCTTTGTTAAGTGTTGGATTTAACTGTGCGCTTGGTGCAAAACAATTACGTCCACACATTCAAACGGTAGCAAATAAAACCAACTACTTTGTGAGTGCATATCCAAATGCTGGTTTACCCAACGAATTTGGGGAATATGATGAAGCTGCAAAAGAAACGGCTCGTCAGGTGGAAGAATTTATACAAGAAGGGTTAATCAACATTATTGGTGGTTGTTGCGGAACAACTCCTGCTCACATTAAAGCAATTGCTGATGTTGCATCAAAGTATCAACCAAGAAAATGTAAGGAAGCTTTTAATCTTCCTAATTATAGCGGACTAGAGCCTTTATGGGTTCGACCTGAAAGTAATTTTGTAAATGTTGGTGAACGAACAAACGTTACTGGTTCGTTAATGTTTAAACGATTAATTAAAGAAGAGAAATACGAAGAAGCAATAGCTGTAGCATTAAATCAAGTCGAGGGTGGCGCTCAAGTAATTGATGTGAACATGGATGAGGGAATGTTAGATTCTGAAGTGGTCATGACTAAATTCTTGAACTTAATTGCTTCAGAACCAGACATTGCTAAACTCCCTATTATGATTGACTCATCAAAGTGGTCGGTTATTGAAGCGGGATTAAAATGTACACAAGGTAAATCCATTGTAAACTCCATTTCATTAAAAGAAGGCGAGGAAGTATTTCTTGAAAGAGCAAAATTGGTAAGACGATATGGTGCAGCTGTTATCGTAATGGCTTTTGACGAACAAGGTCAAGCAGACACCTACGAGAAACGTATTTCAATTTGCAAACGAGCTTACAAATTGTTAACCGAAAAAATAGGTTTTCCAGCACACGACATCATTTTTGACCCCAATATTTTAACTGTTGCAACAGGTTTAGAAGAACACAACAATTATGCGGTAGATTTTATCAATTCAACCAAGTGGATAAAAGAAAATTTACCGGGAGCATTAGTAAGTGGTGGTGTTAGCAATGTGTCGTTTTCGTTTAGAGGTAATGATACCGTTAGAGAAGCCATTCATTCTGCATTTTTGTATCACGCCATAAAAGCAGGAATGGATATGGGTATTGTTAATCCTGGTATGTTAGAAGTGTATGCAGAAATTCCGAAAGAACTCTTAGAAAAAGTTGAAGATGTTTTATTAAACAGAAGACCTGATGCTACAGAACGATTGGTTGATTTTGCTGAAAATGTAAAAGGAGTAAAAAAAGACGATGCAAAAGAATTAGAATGGCGAAAAGGAACTGTTCAAGAACGTCTTTCACATGCTTTAGTTAAAGGTATAGTGGAATTTATTGATGAAGATACTGAGGAGTGTCGAAAATTGTTTGATAAGCCCATAGAAGTTATTGAAGGACCGTTAATGGACGGGATGAACATTGTTGGAGACTTGTTTGGTGCAGGTAAAATGTTTCTTCCTCAGGTAGTAAAAAGTGCAAGAGTAATGAAAAAAGCTGTTGCCTATTTGTTACCATATATTGAAGAAGAAAAGAAGAACAATCCGAGTGATGCCCCAACAGGAAATGGTAAAATTTTATTGGCTACTGTAAAGGGCGACGTACACGATATTGGTAAAAACATTGTAGGAGTTGTGTTGGGTTGTAACAATTACGAAGTAATTGACCTTGGAGTAATGGTTCCTGCCGAAAAAATTATTGAAGTAGCTAAGAAAGAAAAGGTAGATATTATTGGTTTAAGTGGTTTGATTACTCCATCACTTGATGAAATGGCCTATTTTGCTAAAGAATTGGAACGACAAGATATGAGTATTCCTTTATTAATTGGAGGGGCGACAACCTCTAAAATTCATACTGCAGTAAAAATTGAACCTAACTATTCTAAAGCTCCAACAGTATATGTTTTAGATGCTTCCAGAAGCGTACCAGTGGTTGGAGAGTTATTAGCAAAAGACAACACAACATTTGTTCAGAAAATTAAAGACGAGTACCAAAATTTAAGAGACATTCACGCTAAGCGAAATGCTACTAAAGAATCTCTAACCATTGCTGAAGCCCGTGACAACAAGTTAAAAATTGATTTTGAAAAAGAACCCCCATTTAAACCAAACCAGTTAGGCGTTCAGGTCTTCTCAGACTTTCCTATTAAAACATTGTTAGATTATATTGATTGGAGTCCGTTTTTTAGAACTTGGGAATTGGCAGGTCGTTACCCCAACATTTTAGAGGACGAAATTGTTGGTGATGCTGCCAAAAAATTATTCGACGATGCACAAAAAATGCTTACAAAAATTGTTGAAGAAAAATGGATTACAGCAAACGGAGTTGTTGGAATTTGGGAAGCAAACACTATAAACGAAGATACCATAGAAGTTTATGAAAACAATAAAACCATTTCTACCCTTCACCAATTGCGTCAACAAGCTAAAAAAGCGAAAGGTGTGCCTAACATTTCGTTAGCAGATTTTATAGCTCCTAAAGAAACTGGAATTAAAGATTACATTGGAGGTTTTGCAGTTACAACAGGTATTGGTATTGAAGAGCACATCAAACGTTTTGAAGCCGATCACGACGATTACAATTCTATTATGTTAAAAGCTTTAGCTGATAGGCTTGCTGAAGCTTTTGCTGAGTATATGCACAAAAAAGTGCGAACCGAAATATGGGGTTATGCTCAAAACGAAAACCTTGACAATGATGCGTTAATACAAGAAAAATACAAAGGAATCAGACCAGCTCCTGGTTACCCAGCTTGTCCAAATCATACCTTAAAAAATCAATTGTTTGAATTGATGGACGCTACAAAAAATACGGGTATTGAATTAACCGAAAGTTTGGCTATGTACCCAACTGCTGCTGTAAGTGGAATGTACTTTGGGCATCCTCAAGCTAAATATTTTGGAGTTGGAAAAATTAGCCAAGACCAAGTAGAAGCCTATGCAATTGCAAACAACATAAGTATTGATAAGGCAGAACGTTGGCTGGGTTCTTCGATGAATTAA
- a CDS encoding T9SS type A sorting domain-containing protein codes for MKKILLFNLAFVALTITTKAQTVLFADSFDTYTSGAFLAQQGLPWTTWSNAPGGAEDAKISNLQSNSPSNSVLIDNANDDIILRLGNKTSGKFNISFYYFIPAGFGGYYNLQHFEAPGNQWANEVYFGNNGNGNIKANNVTTNFTHPNNAWFLIENHVDIDNDTAALFINGNHIVTWPFATQAGGGAGAAQLGGVNFYAGAITGQTPKYHFDDVTYTELVLPLTPPTINVSTADIFTSGAAPETFTITNDGDQNMNFVAYPTYPFDANNVSLTPTLSQITYDQSGFFSGLGGFTADVTVKAANKFKPNYLADAIGQEITSVDVQLNDQASNYSLLVYERGSYITPGPGTLLHNIPFTQSSVGELVNISLPSPLYIDGKDIWIGYVCDADSGTYPLGLDAGPRVADDVNWISTGPGWSEYNATVDANLTIYGNLQGNPIQKWLTVSPMSGTLTPAQVQTMNLTFNTLGLPVGNYLSVVEIGSNDPAQEWSQVNVHLTVATNVDNIESNIGIMTYPNPTTNNINIKADANIDVVSIYGLNGQLIKTVQVNSNTTVIEVSNLAKGNYVLDIKSGNNTIKRNVVVQ; via the coding sequence ATGAAAAAAATCTTACTTTTTAATTTAGCTTTTGTGGCTTTAACAATAACCACTAAAGCTCAAACTGTTTTATTTGCCGACAGTTTCGATACTTACACTTCAGGGGCTTTTTTAGCTCAACAAGGTTTACCTTGGACAACTTGGAGCAATGCTCCTGGTGGTGCTGAAGATGCGAAAATTTCCAACTTGCAATCAAACAGCCCTTCAAATTCTGTTTTAATTGACAACGCTAATGACGATATCATTTTAAGATTAGGAAACAAAACAAGTGGAAAATTTAATATTTCGTTTTATTACTTTATTCCTGCTGGTTTTGGAGGTTATTACAACCTACAACATTTCGAAGCTCCTGGTAATCAATGGGCAAACGAAGTTTATTTTGGAAACAATGGTAATGGTAATATTAAAGCAAACAATGTAACTACAAACTTTACTCACCCAAACAATGCTTGGTTTTTAATTGAAAACCATGTTGATATTGATAACGACACAGCAGCGCTATTCATTAATGGAAACCACATTGTAACTTGGCCTTTTGCCACTCAAGCTGGCGGAGGTGCAGGTGCGGCTCAATTAGGCGGGGTCAACTTTTATGCTGGAGCAATTACTGGTCAAACTCCAAAATATCATTTTGATGATGTAACTTATACTGAGCTTGTTTTACCATTAACTCCTCCTACCATTAATGTAAGTACAGCTGATATTTTTACATCTGGTGCTGCTCCAGAAACTTTTACTATTACAAACGATGGAGACCAAAACATGAACTTTGTAGCTTACCCTACTTATCCATTTGATGCAAACAATGTTTCATTAACTCCAACATTAAGCCAAATTACTTACGATCAAAGTGGTTTCTTTAGTGGTTTAGGAGGTTTTACTGCTGATGTTACTGTGAAAGCTGCAAACAAATTCAAACCTAACTATTTAGCTGATGCTATAGGTCAAGAAATTACTTCAGTTGATGTTCAACTTAATGACCAAGCATCTAATTACTCCTTATTGGTATACGAGAGAGGTTCTTATATTACTCCTGGACCAGGAACATTATTACACAATATTCCTTTTACTCAATCATCAGTTGGTGAATTAGTAAACATCTCTTTACCTTCTCCATTATATATTGATGGAAAAGACATTTGGATTGGATATGTTTGTGATGCTGATTCTGGAACCTACCCATTAGGTTTAGATGCTGGACCAAGAGTTGCTGACGATGTTAACTGGATTTCAACAGGTCCAGGATGGTCAGAATACAATGCTACAGTTGATGCTAACTTAACTATTTATGGTAACCTACAAGGAAACCCTATTCAAAAATGGTTAACCGTTTCTCCAATGTCAGGAACATTAACTCCAGCGCAAGTTCAAACCATGAACTTAACATTTAATACATTAGGTTTACCTGTAGGAAATTATTTATCAGTAGTTGAAATAGGCTCTAACGACCCTGCTCAAGAATGGTCGCAAGTTAATGTTCATTTAACAGTTGCTACTAATGTTGATAATATTGAATCAAACATAGGTATTATGACTTATCCTAACCCAACAACTAACAACATTAACATTAAAGCTGATGCTAATATTGACGTTGTTTCAATTTATGGTTTAAATGGTCAATTAATTAAAACAGTTCAAGTTAATTCAAACACAACTGTAATTGAAGTTAGCAATTTAGCTAAAGGAAATTATGTGTTAGATATTAAATCTGGTAACAACACTATAAAGAGAAATGTTGTAGTTCAATAA
- a CDS encoding UbiD family decarboxylase encodes MIYKSTKDCVEDLEKNGHLIRIKEEVDPNLEMAAIQLRVFENNGPAILFENIKGCEFQAVSNLFGTLERSKFIFRNTFDKVQQLVELKNDPVKAIKSPIKNLSTGLLALKSIPKKVSSGPILFKETTIDKLPLIKCWEKDGGAFITLPQVFSLDPTNTSIFSSNLGMYRVQLNGNDYETNKEIGLHYQIHRGIGVHQNKANELGKPLKVSIFIGGAPAHTLAAVMPLPEGLSELTFAGALAGRRFRYIEKEGYVLSADADFVITGEIYPNQTKPEGPFGDHLGYYSLTHEFPVLKVHKVYHRKDAIWPFTVVGRPPQEDTQFGALIHEISGSAIPQEIPGLHEVNAVDAAGVHPLLLAIGSERYTPYQTLKQPQELLTIANHILGFGQLSLAKYVLIANKPDAPNLNTHNIQEFFTHLLERVDWQRDLHFQTKTTIDTLDYSGTGINQGSKVVIAAVGDKKRDLITTCPIENGKLVMPGVVGLNFEPFTTYENAAQEIEALNAKLNTQNLDGLQLIVLTEHANFISETLNNFLWATFTRSNPASDIYGINAFTQHKHWGCKGPLIIDARIKPHHAPPLIKNPEIEKRVDKFGEKGGSLYGVI; translated from the coding sequence ATGATTTACAAAAGCACCAAAGATTGTGTTGAAGACCTTGAAAAAAATGGTCATCTGATTAGAATCAAAGAAGAAGTTGACCCCAATTTGGAAATGGCTGCCATTCAGTTGCGTGTATTTGAAAACAATGGTCCAGCCATTTTATTTGAAAACATTAAGGGTTGCGAATTTCAAGCCGTTTCCAACTTGTTTGGCACGCTAGAACGAAGTAAATTTATTTTTAGAAATACTTTCGATAAAGTTCAACAACTCGTTGAATTAAAAAACGACCCCGTTAAAGCCATCAAATCACCAATTAAAAATTTATCAACGGGATTATTGGCGTTAAAATCCATTCCAAAAAAAGTCAGTTCAGGACCTATTTTATTTAAGGAAACTACCATTGACAAACTGCCCTTAATTAAATGTTGGGAGAAAGATGGTGGAGCATTTATTACCTTGCCACAAGTTTTTTCGTTAGACCCTACCAATACATCCATTTTCAGTTCTAACCTGGGAATGTACCGTGTACAATTAAACGGAAACGATTACGAAACCAACAAAGAAATTGGTTTGCATTATCAAATTCACAGAGGAATTGGAGTGCATCAAAACAAAGCCAACGAATTAGGCAAACCACTTAAAGTGAGTATTTTTATTGGCGGAGCACCAGCTCATACATTAGCAGCAGTAATGCCATTACCCGAAGGTTTATCGGAACTTACTTTTGCTGGAGCGTTAGCTGGGCGAAGATTTCGTTACATCGAAAAAGAGGGTTATGTACTTTCTGCTGATGCTGATTTTGTGATAACTGGAGAAATTTATCCCAACCAAACAAAACCCGAAGGGCCGTTTGGCGACCACTTGGGTTATTACAGTTTAACACACGAGTTTCCCGTATTAAAAGTGCACAAAGTTTATCACAGAAAAGACGCTATTTGGCCTTTTACTGTGGTAGGGCGACCGCCACAAGAAGATACGCAATTTGGTGCATTGATACACGAGATTAGCGGAAGTGCCATACCGCAAGAAATACCAGGGTTGCACGAAGTAAATGCGGTTGATGCTGCTGGCGTACATCCATTGTTGTTGGCAATTGGTAGCGAACGCTACACACCTTACCAAACGCTTAAACAACCACAAGAATTGTTAACCATTGCCAACCACATATTGGGTTTTGGGCAATTGAGTTTAGCCAAATATGTATTAATAGCCAACAAACCAGACGCTCCAAATTTAAACACACACAATATTCAGGAATTTTTTACGCACTTGTTAGAACGAGTGGATTGGCAACGCGATTTGCATTTTCAAACTAAAACGACCATTGACACCCTCGATTATAGCGGAACAGGTATCAACCAAGGTTCTAAAGTAGTAATTGCAGCTGTAGGAGATAAAAAAAGAGATTTAATAACAACTTGCCCCATTGAAAATGGAAAATTAGTAATGCCCGGAGTTGTAGGGTTAAATTTTGAACCATTTACCACCTACGAAAATGCAGCGCAAGAAATTGAAGCCTTGAACGCTAAACTCAACACTCAAAATTTAGACGGTTTACAATTGATTGTACTTACCGAACATGCCAATTTTATTAGCGAAACCCTGAACAACTTTTTATGGGCAACCTTTACACGAAGCAACCCTGCTAGCGATATTTATGGCATAAATGCTTTTACCCAACACAAACATTGGGGTTGTAAGGGCCCACTAATTATTGATGCTCGAATAAAACCACACCACGCTCCGCCACTTATAAAAAACCCCGAAATAGAAAAGCGAGTAGATAAATTTGGCGAAAAAGGTGGTTCGCTTTATGGTGTTATATAA
- a CDS encoding helix-turn-helix transcriptional regulator, producing the protein MYSSELIKGTLKTIVLKLLKEQGKMYGYEITQRVKELTNDKIQITEGALYPTLHSLEKNGEVETESEYMGKRVRKYYTLTKQGHITVDLKVNEFVDFMNTMKFLLDVELKMSNVQSNR; encoded by the coding sequence ATGTATTCATCAGAACTTATAAAAGGAACATTAAAAACTATCGTGCTTAAATTGCTCAAGGAGCAAGGTAAAATGTACGGTTATGAAATTACTCAACGAGTAAAAGAATTAACAAACGACAAAATTCAGATTACTGAAGGTGCGCTGTATCCAACTTTGCACTCGCTCGAAAAAAACGGCGAGGTGGAAACAGAATCGGAGTATATGGGTAAGCGTGTAAGGAAATATTACACGCTTACAAAGCAAGGCCATATTACTGTCGACCTGAAAGTAAATGAATTTGTTGACTTTATGAATACCATGAAGTTTTTGTTAGACGTAGAGCTTAAAATGAGTAATGTACAAAGTAACCGATGA
- a CDS encoding class I SAM-dependent methyltransferase — protein MASFNRKNHWENIYQTKQLTEVSWYQPTPQTSLDFIQELNTPLTAKIIDVGGGDSFLVDYLLKLGYSNITVLDISEAAIHRAKTRLGKLAKKVTWIVSDITEFKPNEQYDVWHDRAAFHFLTNQTDIKKYLEIVTNNTSINGQLIIGTFSENAPTKCSGIEIKQYSINDLETVFKPTFKKIKCSTINHPTPFNTVQNFTFCTFNKKI, from the coding sequence ATGGCTAGTTTTAATAGAAAAAATCATTGGGAAAATATTTACCAAACCAAACAATTAACCGAAGTAAGTTGGTATCAACCCACACCTCAAACGTCGTTAGATTTTATTCAAGAATTAAACACTCCGTTAACTGCCAAAATAATTGATGTGGGTGGTGGCGATAGTTTTTTAGTCGACTACCTTTTAAAACTTGGTTATTCTAACATTACTGTATTGGATATTTCTGAAGCAGCTATACACCGAGCAAAAACCCGATTGGGTAAATTAGCAAAAAAGGTAACGTGGATTGTATCGGACATTACAGAATTTAAACCCAACGAACAATACGACGTCTGGCACGATAGAGCCGCATTTCATTTTTTAACCAACCAAACCGATATCAAGAAATACCTTGAAATTGTCACAAATAATACGAGTATAAATGGACAACTTATTATTGGAACATTTTCAGAAAATGCCCCAACCAAATGTAGTGGAATTGAAATAAAACAATATTCAATAAATGATTTAGAAACAGTTTTTAAACCAACTTTCAAAAAAATAAAATGTTCAACCATAAATCATCCAACACCTTTTAATACTGTTCAAAATTTCACATTTTGCACCTTTAACAAAAAAATTTAA